The following DNA comes from Musa acuminata AAA Group cultivar baxijiao chromosome BXJ1-4, Cavendish_Baxijiao_AAA, whole genome shotgun sequence.
TACTTtcaacttcatgattgtattccaggcaGAACACAACATCCTTATGCATCCATTTCACATGTTAGGTGTAGCTGGTGTATTCGGCGGCTCCCTATTCAGTGCTATGCATGGTTCCTTGGTAACCTCTAGTTTGATCAGGGAAACCACTGAAAACGAATCTGCTAACGCAGGTTACAGATTCGGTCAAGAGGAAGAGACTTATAATATCGTAGCTGCTCATGGTTATTTTGGCCGATTGATCTTCCAATATGCTAGTTTCAACAACTCTCGTTCTTTACATTTCTTCTTGGCTGCTTGGCCTGTAATTGGTATCTGGTTCACTTCTTTAGGTATTAGCACCATGGCTTTCAACCTAAATGGTTTCAATTTCAACCAATCCGTAGTTGACAGTCAGGGTCGTGTCATTAACACTTGGGCTGATATCATCAACCGTGCTAACCTTGGTATGGAAGTAATGCATGAACGTAATGCTCACAACTTCCCTCTAGACCTAGCTGCTGTCGAAGTTTCATCTACAAATGGATAAGATTTTTGTCTTAGTGTATACGAATCGTTGAAACAAAGTAGCAATACCCCATATCTtgaaaaagagaatttgacaataaATTACAATAAATTACAAACATAATAAACACTATCGATATCCaatatttatatgttatcatgagaatttgacaaattgagattgatcatgaatatatctTAAAACTTCTTTAAACTTCTATTTTGTCTTCTTTACAATGTACTCTTTATAGTTGCTTTGTAGTGTCTATCTTTACCATATTAGAAGCATGCCCTTGTCGTTTGTTGagtcatttttaataatttttgctTTGCCCGGTTTGTCTTTATCATAGTAATTGTACTGTGATTCACACATTCAAAATTTGAAGCAGGATTTGATAATATGATACTGTATAGATATATGCGTATATTCTGCAAATGCCATCGACGACTGAATACACGCACTATGTTGACGTGTATTTGCAAATGCAGATGCACATGTTTGGTGATCTACATTTCTAAGTATCACCGACGATTGATGCGAGAATCTACAGAgaagtgatgaacaattcataggTGACATCCTGGCATTCATTTTCAATTGCATTTTGTGATCATGTAGCCAATTTAATTGTCCTACAAAATACATAACTCAGACGCAGGTAAGCAAAAGGAATGCTTTTGAGCAATCTCATACAAACTACTAAGCAAACAAACCCTTTATTGCTTGCAATAACAAATTACAGTACAGAAACCAGAGAATCGTACAGTACCAGTAAGATTTCAGAAGAGGcagaagataataataataataataataatacggaGACTAATTTGGCGGTCGAACATAGCTCAGAGCAGAATAGATGGTCTGCGTTATGGCGAGACCGAAGAGCAAGATAGCTGCAAACACCGAGATGATCGCCCAAGGATTACTGAAGTAATCATGATTAAGCCTCGCTCGCCATTGGTTGTATT
Coding sequences within:
- the LOC135640777 gene encoding photosystem II protein D1-like → MTAILERRESTSLWGRFWITSTENRLYIGWFGVLMIPTLLTATSVFIIAFIAAPPVDIDGIREPVSGSLLYGNNIISGAIIPTSAAIGLHFYPIWEAASVDEWLYNGGPYELIVLHFLLGVACYMGREWELSFRLGMRPWIAVAYSAPVAAATAVFLIYPIGQGSFSDGMPLGISGTFNFMIVFQAEHNILMHPFHMLGVAGVFGGSLFSAMHGSLVTSSLIRETTENESANAGYRFGQEEETYNIVAAHGYFGRLIFQYASFNNSRSLHFFLAAWPVIGIWFTSLGISTMAFNLNGFNFNQSVVDSQGRVINTWADIINRANLGMEVMHERNAHNFPLDLAAVEVSSTNG